The DNA segment GCGATGGTGTGATCGTTGCGGTAGCTTTGCCGGAGCTTGTAGGCGTCGGCGATCGATTTCGGCTTCACGACAATGGCCGGCAGGCCCGGCGCGTCCGGCGCGGCCACGGCGTCGGGCCGGATCGGAGCGGCGAAACCGAGGCCGTCGGGATGGTCGCCGTCCGGCTCATGGGGAGGCTGGAAGAAGGGTTCCGGCACCGCGCCGGCGGTGGGCTTTGCGGGTGCCTCGTGCTGGTGGAGATGCCAGACCGCTTCGATCGGCACCAGCACGGCGCGGTCCCAGGCCGTGCCGGTCGGCCTGAGCCGGCCGACGACATGATAGCTGGCCTCGGTATGAACCCCGGCCGGCTCGCCTACCCGGCCATGCTGGGGATGGAACGTGTCGGCGATGCGCATGCCGACCGAAGCGCCGATGATCGCATCGCCGACATGCTCGAACGCCCTGCCCTGCGACACGCCGCCGACGCCCTCGACCAGCGCGGAGGTGGTGCCGACGATCGGGCTGCCCTCGACGAAATCGCCGAATCCGACCGGAGCCGCCCAGGCGACGCGGGGATCGGCGAGGAGGCCGGCGAGCACGCTGCCAGGCATGAGCGGCAAGGGCGCGGCCTGCAGGAAGACCGAGGACAGCACGAGCTGGGTCTCGCTTCCCGGCGCGCCGATGACGAGGTCGAACGCCTCCGCCGCGCGGGCGCTGCCGAGCCGTAGCGCGCGCTCCTGCAGCGTCACCACCACGCCGAGCGCGGTGGCAAGGGCGACGATGAGGGTGACGGCGACGACGCCGGCCCAGTGGCGCCTGAGGTCGGCCTGAATGAAGCGGAACATGGCTCAGCTCTCCAGTCGGCCGCCGTCGAGGCGCAGGGTGTGCCCGAGGCGTTCCACCAGCCGGGGGTCGTGGCTGGCCACGATCAGCGTGGCGCCGGCCTCCCCGGCCAGTCCGGTGAGGAGTTCGGCGACCGCCGCGCCGGAAGCACCGTCGAGGCTGGCGGTCGGCTCGTCGGCGACGATGATGCCCGGTCGGGCGACCAGCGCCCGGGCCACGGCCACCCGCTGCATCTGGCCACGCGACATGGTCTCAATTGGCTGTTCCAGCCGGGTGATGCCGACGCGCCCGAGCAGGCGCACCGCTTCGTCCCTCACCCCGGCCGGAAGGCGGAACCGAGCCAGACGCTGCGGGAGCAGCACGTTCTCCAGCGCGGAAAGACCGGGGAACAGGTGGAAGTCCTGCATGACGAGGCCGACATTGGCGGCGCGCCAGCGGTCGCGCTCGCCCTCGCCCAATGTTGCGAGATCCGTGCCGTTCCACGCGACGCGGCCGTGGCTGACGCGCTCCAGGCCTGTCAACACATTGATCAGCGTGGTCTTTCCGCATCCCGAGGGGCCGGTGAGCGCGACCTGTGCGCCGGCGGGAAGGTCCAGCGCGGGAATGGCGAGCGCGGGGCTTTCCAGCCCGGGAAAGCGCACCACGACGTCGCGCAGCAGAAGGTCGGACATGATCAGGCCGCGCGAAAGCTGGCGCCGACGATGCGCAGGAGACTGACGAAGCCGGTCGCGGGATCGGTCCAGGAACCGACCTCCAGCGTGCCCTCAACTTCGATCAGCGCATTGGC comes from the Ancylobacter pratisalsi genome and includes:
- a CDS encoding ABC transporter permease, with the translated sequence MFRFIQADLRRHWAGVVAVTLIVALATALGVVVTLQERALRLGSARAAEAFDLVIGAPGSETQLVLSSVFLQAAPLPLMPGSVLAGLLADPRVAWAAPVGFGDFVEGSPIVGTTSALVEGVGGVSQGRAFEHVGDAIIGASVGMRIADTFHPQHGRVGEPAGVHTEASYHVVGRLRPTGTAWDRAVLVPIEAVWHLHQHEAPAKPTAGAVPEPFFQPPHEPDGDHPDGLGFAAPIRPDAVAAPDAPGLPAIVVKPKSIADAYKLRQSYRNDHTIAVFPGEVLTRLYGTLGDVRYVLTMVAAGAQALVGAAILLVVTVHILQRRRQIGALRALGAPRGAIFAIVWSEAFLIIGAGLCLGFAVGYGAARALSTVFTAASGIALPVVFEAGDLVRLASLLAVTALIASLPAVLAYRQSPAGALRA
- a CDS encoding ABC transporter ATP-binding protein — its product is MSDLLLRDVVVRFPGLESPALAIPALDLPAGAQVALTGPSGCGKTTLINVLTGLERVSHGRVAWNGTDLATLGEGERDRWRAANVGLVMQDFHLFPGLSALENVLLPQRLARFRLPAGVRDEAVRLLGRVGITRLEQPIETMSRGQMQRVAVARALVARPGIIVADEPTASLDGASGAAVAELLTGLAGEAGATLIVASHDPRLVERLGHTLRLDGGRLES